Proteins co-encoded in one Aspergillus flavus chromosome 2, complete sequence genomic window:
- a CDS encoding putative sucrase/ferredoxin-like family protein (unnamed protein product), producing MQALWRRGTSLFSTPSGSPKDSGAAEEFRTASTPDKLFTKVDPAVDGEECLHDCATCTVRYPAKFDVDQEDTLYGNVNGWSTHLLVATGKTDWVRDVADEEGSVMEAIEKGGLEPSNGKLKLSASNMPVPDEYHHHDTGKQPTTVLLLPSFTIVDHVTPALAPDLIKYIVNSAPTTTTPLGAIPEPVSIPESEDQTQQPPISDLLSQTPLRSRPCPHAAVILLCSQRTRDARCGQSAPLLRKEFERHLRPLGLYRDLDDERPGGVGIYFISHVGGHKYSANVIVYRRRDLEWYRKQDSKEETSAEGEEGAAQGIWLARVRPEDCENIIRYTVLKGKVVKPEQIRGGFDRERGVMSW from the exons ATGCAGGCACTCTGGCGACGCGGCACATCTCTCTTCTCAACACCATCGGGGTCCCCCAAAGACTCCGGGGCTGCCGAAGAATTCCGGACAGCTTCAACCCCCGACAAGCTATTCACCAAGGTCGACCCCGCCGTCGACGGAGAAGAATGTCTCCACGACTGCGCTACATGTACCGTTCGGTACCCGGCTAAGTTCGATGTGGATCAGGAAGACACCCTATATGGAAATGTCAACGGATGGTCAACACATCTGCTCGTCGCGACCGGGAAAACAGATTGGGTACGAGATGTAGCGGACGAAGAGGGCAGTGTGATGGAAGCGATTGAGAAGGGCGGGCTCGAGCCGAGTAACGGG AAATTGAAACTATCGGCCTCCAACATGCCCGTTCCGGACgaataccaccaccacgaCACAGGAAAGCAACCAACAACCGTCCTGCTCCTACCCAGCTTCACCATCGTGGACCACGTCACGCCAGCCCTGGCCCCAGACCTGATCAAATACATCGTTAATTCCGCAcccacaaccaccacacccCTGGGAGCTATCCCGGAGCCGGTATCCATACCTGAATCGGAGGACCAGACACAACAACCACCCATCTCAGACCTCTTATCGCAGACGCCCCTCCGCTCGCGCCCCTGTCCTCATGCTGCGGTGATCCTCCTCTGTTCTCAGCGCACGCGAGACGCCCGCTGCGGCCAGTCTGCGCCGCTCCTCCGCAAAGAATTTGAACGCCATTTGCGTCCGCTGGGACTGTATCGTGACCTTGATGATGAGCGACCCGGTGGTGTTGGTATCTACTTCATCAGCCACGTTGGGGGTCACAAGTATTCTGCGAATGTGATTGTGTACCGCCGTCGCGATTTGGAGTGGTATCGCAAGCAGGACAGTAAAGAGGAGACATCGgcggagggagaggaaggtgCGGCGCAGGGTATTTGGCTGGCGCGCGTTCGTCCGGAGGACTGTGAGAATATTATCCGGTATACGGTGTTGAAGGGGAAGGTGGTGAAGCCGGAGCAGATTAGAGGAGGCTTTGATCGGGAACGGGGGGTGATGAGTTGGTAG
- a CDS encoding putative Rho guanyl nucleotide exchange factor — protein MAETAVMTSGPIAEDNIINRRGGESIYQSCVNLKKRLAELPNFESHLREMDEEDLAQGNTDPVASLWNCLREGYPLLTIYNASSPEEVLEVDPEKVPEAKRPKAATFKFLQASLKELGFPQQDCFLITDLYGESTTGFIKVIKMVNRVLDILEMQGQLKRTSDVSSRAPEKGTVKLTKREHILKELLETERDYVHHLQNLQLLKKELEETGALTGDPSHQIFLNLNNLLDFAQRFLIRIEQHYALPEERQNWGELFIQHEDAFRQYEPFIANQMRCDEVCLKEWDRIHAAPRTVDLRQMVAQPSTLNGFFVKPFQRLTKYPLMLSELRKQTENPELQTDITRAIDSIQSVLDSANDAIDKEHLASAFTELDERVDDWKSLKIESFGDLLRFGTFTVLKGDNGKDSEREYHIYLFERILLCCKDINPNKQKTKLIVGKDKPATTVKGKPRLQLKGRIYMANVTDIACYQKPGSYRIQIFWKGDPGVVDNFIIRYQNEDAMRKWYRDIDNQRAIQAEHRSARNTGTSETEFTYMRNMANMPNPYLEHDADEQATKEAGFFSEFPMSRNASSTSLRTRSATGGSGGSGPPLSNKFRFPMPDPNLSVHTQFPGGSMSPAERNGNSYFSPVAETPSTRSSSQSTAGYSYGRQPTPGSTWNEEPNRYTAPALSRGVSRDGSNSNPYFSGAPNGRGAQRPSLPPMSGTSNGMAQRMRSASSPDIHHHNPESRRYMGAHTMQTVDNVPVPPIPAHMASMKAPVNRSQANSPTNTSLPSRNGNVPNGQNTHFHEPQYSESRMTQPVSDQPTSPLSQEPEEEPLMPTQLKAKVNFDDNYVTLVIASNIMFRSLTDRVDAKLARFTNRSIGSKSVRLRYRDEDGDFVTIDSDEAVQLAFMEWREQHRDMLSRGQVGEIQLYCQAVEN, from the exons ATGGCGGAGACCGCAGTCATGACAAGCGGTCCTATCGCCGAGGACAATATCATCAACCGCCGCGGCGGTGAGTCGATCTATCAGAGCTGCGTCAATCTCAAAAAGCGCCTCGCGGAACTCCCGAACTTCGAATCGCACCTGCGAGAgatggatgaggaggatctcGCACAGGGAAATACTGACCCTGTGGCGTCACTATGGAATTGCCTTCGGGAAGGTTACCCCTTGTTGACCATCTACAACGCCTCAAGCCCTGAAGAGGTCCTCGAGGTCGACCCTGAAAAGGTCCCCGAAGCAAAACGTCCCAAGGCTGCCACCTTCAAATTCCTACAGGCATCCCTCAAAGAGTTGGGCTTTCCTCAACAAGACTGCTTCCTAATCACCGACTTGTATGGTGAGAGCACAACCGGCTTTATCAAAGTGATCAAGATGGTGAATCGTGTGTTGGACATTTTAGAAATGCAGGGTCAGCTGAAGCGAACATCCGATGTCTCATCCCGCGCCCCGGAGAAAGGAACTGTGAAACTTACCAAGAGGGAGCACATCCTTAAGGAGTTGTTGGAGACGGAGCGCGACTATGtccaccatcttcaaaatcTACAATTACTCAAgaaagagctggaggagactGGGGCTCTTACCGGCGACCCTAGCCACCAAATATTTTTGAACTTAAACAATCTCCTTGATTTCGCCCAACGATTCTTGATTCGCATTGAGCAGCATTATGCCTTGCCGGAAGAGAGGCAAAACTGGGGCGAGTTGTTTATCCAGCACGAGGATGCTTTCCGGCAGTATGAACCGTTTATCGCCAATCAAATGCGTTGCGACGAAGTCTGCCTGAAGGAATGGGACAGAATCCATGCAGCCCCTAGGACTGTTGACTTGAGGCAGATGGTGGCTCAACCTTCAACACTTAATGGGTTCTTTGTCAAGCCTTTTCAACGTCTGACCAAATATCCTTTGATGCTTTCC GAACTCCGCAAGCAGACCGAAAACCCAGAGTTGCAGACGGACATTACCCGTGCCATCGACTCCATTCAGTCTGTCCTTGATTCTGCAAACGATGCTATCGACAAAGAACACCTGGCTTCGGCATTCACAGAGCTAGACGAACGAGTAGACGATTGGAAGTCGCTTAAAATAGAATCATTTGGTGACCTGCTTCGCTTCGGCACATTTACCGTTTTGAAGGGAGACAATGGCAAGGATTCAGAAAGAGAG TACCACATCTACCTTTTCGAACGTATCCTTCTCTGCTGCAAAGATATCAATCCGAACAAGCAGAAAACGAAACTGATTGTCGGCAAAGATAAACCAGCTACTACTGTGAAAGGAAAACCACGGTTGCAGCTTAAGGGTCGCATTTACATGGCAAACGTAACGGATATAGCTTGCTATCAAAAGCCAG GTTCTTATCGTATCCAAATTTTTTGGAAAGGTGACCCGGGCGTAGTGGACAACTTTATCATACGCTATCAAAATGAAGATGCCATGCGCAAATGGTATAGGGACATTGACAACCAACGAGCAATTCAAGCAGAACACCGCAGCGCACGGAATACCGGTACATCGGAGACAGAATTCACGTACATGAGGAACATGGCGAATATGCCCAATCCGTACCTTGAACATGATGCCGATGAACAAGCAACTAAGGAGGCTGGCTTCTTCTCCGAATTTCCTATGAGTCGCAATGCATCAAGCACTAGTCTCCGGACACGGTCCGCAAccggtggtagtggtggttcAGGCCCGCCCCTGTCAAATAAGTTTCGCTTCCCAATGCCAGACCCGAACCTTTCTGTGCATACACAGTTCCCCGGTGGTAGTATGTCCCCAGCCGAGCGAAACGGTAACTCATACTTTTCGCCTGTTGCCGAAACTCCGTCCACAAGGTCAAGCTCGCAGTCTACTGCTGGTTATTCGTATGGCCGTCAGCCGACTCCAGGCAGTACATGGAACGAAGAGCCCAATCGGTATACCGCACCTGCGTTGTCTCGCGGCGTTTCTAGAGATGGCTCGAACTCGAATCCCTATTTCAGCGGTGCACCCAATGGGCGAGGCGCTCAGCGTCCTTCACTACCTCCTATGTCTGGCACTTCTAATGGCATGGCACAGCGGATGCGTTCTGCGAGTAGCCCAGATATACACCACCACAACCCCGAATCGCGTCGGTATATGGGCGCACACACAATGCAGACGGTCGACAACGTGCCCGTTCCACCGATCCCTGCTCACATGGCCAGCATGAAGGCGCCTGTTAATAGAAGTCAAGCCAATTCACCAACCAACACCAGTCTACCTAGCCGAAACGGAAATGTTCCCAACGGACAAAACACGCATTTCCATGAACCCCAGTACTCTGAATCTCGAATGACTCAGCCTGTGTCAGATCAGCCTACATCCCCTCTCAGCCAAGAACCAGAGGAGGAGCCTCTCATGCCGACCCAACTCAAAGCGAAGGTTAATTTCGATGATAACTACGTCACTCTAGTGATTGCCAGCAACATCATGTTCCGCTCGCTCACAGACCGAGTGGATGCGAAATTGGCCCGGTTCACCAATCGATCAATAGGCAGCAAATCGGTCAGGCTACGCTACCGCGACGAGGATGGAGATTTCGTCACCATTGACAGCGATGAGGCCGTCCAATTGGCGTTTATGGAATGGCGGGAACAACATCGTGACATGCTTTCCAGAGGCCAAGTTGGAGAGATTCAACTCTATTGCCAAGCAGTTGAGAACTAG
- a CDS encoding pyridoxal phosphate-dependent transferase → MSFSGRRVSILRPSNRRFSLGKELSENELRSETHRQFRSAHEGHRPHAGLDASRASTGVVWCTERATEHGYAENPSEWANLGQGAPEADDEIEGSFPRPTSIPITSAAREYGPTAGIKPLRAAVARLYNEHYRQGKESQYTWENVCIVPGGRAGLIRIAAILGNSYLSFPIPDYSAYSEMLTLFKNIAPIPIPLSQNDHYHIHPDKIAEEIARGTQVLLTSNPRNPTGHFVSSEELAKIQDICRDRATLILDEFYGGYNYTTDCDGTTLSGATNVEDVNQDDVLLIDGLTKRFRLPGWRIAWIVGPKEFVDALGSAGSYLDGGANVPFQEAAIPMLEPSLVRAEMKALQYHFREKRDFVVKRLTEIGFRIKDVPQATFYIWLDLTALEPPLPAEANISDGLNFFNALLSEKVIVVPGIFFDLNPAKRRDLFDSPCHHFVRLSYGPKMDVLKKGLDGIERVIRRARGEALKAQWEDETVEAATSPGCDAQYGALDIMAWNFYRILNYTIFIVLSVILFCLIVLTPADAIYQCYVTSRLTNIFIISGGYIVTFILAALIYATRIYTNRSALAGIPKAWIPIEKEDVGKSVRRLVVEGLARSAIVAYQARPRDTAADGDTFADYPMLLIDRDRPPWGSVEHPGWSSPASPDLPDLPYRTVIQELPNLIEAKAVSLAPPDPFLTATRSFDPSSPGAEQSIPDTRVVDILRRPVSMGLREYLQHLASLNVIQPPEIGAEFIALYERARFSSRELHETEFRDLMHIFAGLLRGMKSLDTHIMDDIYAEGSRGDSESVIGPSDEEGETDTMDFHDDSEAFSRGRSNSLQPSNASTWEGRSTYAASGNQSHRSPVWSRNVDPHRLATPRTPSMRSLRRVQSNASGSSGGSVIRLVDTHGPTDLPYAINFNRT, encoded by the exons ATGTCGTTCTCTGGCCGCCGCGTGAGCATTTTGCGCCCTTCCAACAGGCGATTCTCCCTAGGCAAGGAGTTGTCGGAGAATG AACTTCGATCGGAAACCCATCGTCAATTCCGAAGCGCTCACGAAGGTCACCGTCCTCACGCCGGCCTCGATGCCTCGCGTGCCTCGACAGGTGTTGTCTGGTGTACAGAACGTGCGACAGAACACGGTTACGCAGAGAATCCTTCCGAATGGGCAAATCTGGGTCAAGGAGCTCCCGAAGCCGACGATGAGATCGAAGGCAGTTTCCCTCGCCCCACGAGCATTCCCATCACCTCTGCTGCTCGTGAGTACGGCCCCACGGCCGGTATCAAGCCCCTCCGCGCTGCTGTCGCTCGGTTGTACAATGAGCATTACCGCCAGGGCAAAGAGAGCCAGTACACTTGGGAAAATGTCTGCATTGTGCCCGGTGGACGCGCGGGTCTGATTCGAATTGCAGCCATTCTGGGCAATTCGTacctttccttccccattCCCGACTACTCTGCGTACTCAGAGATGTTGACTTTGTTCAAGAAT ATCGCGCCCATCCCCATTCCCCTCTCCCAGAACGACCATTATCATATCCACCCTGACAAGATCGCCGAAGAAATTGCCCGTGGTACCCAGGTCCTCCTAACTTCGAACCCTCGTAACCCGACCGGACACTTTGTTTCCAGCGAGGAGCTGGCTAAGATCCAGGACATCTGTAGGGATCGGGCGACGCTGATTTTGGATGAATTTTATGGAGGCTACAACTACACCACCGACTGTGACGGCACAACTCTCAGTGGTGCTACGAATGTGGAGGATGTCAACCAAGACG ATGTGTTGCTCATCGACGGTCTGACCAAGCGTTTCCGTCTGCCTGGTTGGCGTATCGCCTGGATTGTCGGCCCCAAGGAATTTGTTGACGCCCTGGGCTCAGCTGGTTCCTACCTGGATGGAGGTGCCAACGTACCGTTCCAGGAGGCTGCCATTCCCATGCTCGAGCCGTCCCTTGTACGCGCCGAGATGAAGGCTCTTCAATATCATTTCCGTGAAAAGAGAGACTTCGTTGTGAAGCGTCTGACTGAGATTGGATTCCGTATTAAGGATGTTCCTCAGGCCACCTTCTATATTTGGCTTGATCTGACTGCCTTGGAACCTCCTCTTCCCGCAGAGGCTAACATCTCCGACGGTCTGAATTTCTTCAACGCCCTTCTTTCCGAGAAGGTTATTGTGGTGCCCGGTATTTTCTTCGATCTGAACCCTGCCAAGAGAAGAGACCTGTTTGACAGCCCCTGCCATCACTTCGTCCGTCTGAGCTACGGGCCTAAGATGGATGTGCTGAAGAAGGGCCTGGACGGCATTGAAAGAGTTATCCGCCGGGCTCGTGGAGAGGCTCTCAAAGCGCAATGGGAGGACGAG ACGGTCGAGGCAGCGACGAGCCCAGGCTGCGATGCGCAATATGGTGCGCTCGATATTATGGCCTGGAATTTCTATCGCATCCTCAACTACACTATCTTTATCGTTCTCtccgtcatcctcttctgtcTTATAGTTCTGACCCCAGCCGACGCGATCTACCAGTGCTACGTAACCTCGCGACTCACGAACATTTTTATTATCAGTGGTGGCTACATCGTGACTTTTATATTAGCGGCGCTGATATATGCAACGCGGATCTATACCAATCGCAGTGCCTTAGCTGGAATCCCCAAAGCATGGATCCCaatcgagaaggaagatgtCGGAAAGAGTGTGCGACGGCTGGTGGTTGAAGGTCTTGCTCGCAGCGCTATTGTTGCTTATCAAGCTAGGCCACGGGACACAGCTGCAGATGGAGATACCTTTGCCGACTACCCCATGCTCTTGATAGACCGCGACCGCCCGCCGTGGGGCTCTGTCGAACACCCCGGATGGTCTTCTCCTGCATCCCCCGATTTGCCCGACCTGCCGTACCGAACGGTCATTCAGGAACTTCCAAACCTGATCGAAGCTAAAGCGGTCTCGCTCGCTCCCCCTGACCCCTTTTTGACAGCGACCCGCTCGTTTGACCCCTCCTCTCCTGGCGCCGAACAATCAATCCCGGACACACGAGTGGTGGATATCTTACGGCGACCGGTGTCGATGGGTCTGAGGGAATATTTGCAACATCTTGCTAGCCTGAACGTCATTCAGCCACCCGAGATTGGAGCAGAATTCATCGCACTATATGAACGCGCGCGCTTCTCGTCGCGCGAGCTTCACGAAACCGAGTTTCGGGATCTGATGCACATATTTGCCGGGCTTCTAAGAGGGATGAAGTCGCTTGATACGCACATTATGGATGATATATATGCTGAAGGCTCTCGCGGCGATAGCGAGTCTGTCATTGGACCTTCAGAcgaggaaggggaaactGATACGATGGATTTCCACGATGACAGCGAGGCGTTCTCTCGAGGCCGGAGCAACAGTTTACAACCTTCGAATGCATCGACATGGGAGGGTCGCTCCACTTACGCTGCATCGGGAAATCAGAGTCATAGGTCTCCTGTTTGGTCCAGAAACGTTGACCCGCATCGGCTGGCGACGCCCCGAACGCCATCGATGCGATCGCTTAGGCGGGTACAGTCTAATGCGTCGGGCAGTTCTGGAGGAAGTGTTATTCGTTTGGTAGATACCCATGGGCCAACTGATTTGCCCTACGcgattaattttaatagaacgTGA